The following are encoded in a window of Microcaecilia unicolor chromosome 14, aMicUni1.1, whole genome shotgun sequence genomic DNA:
- the LOC115457985 gene encoding olfactory receptor 1102-like isoform X1: MILLIRLVPRLHTPMYFFLSSLSVVDTCYSSVIYPKMLVDFFVERTAISFSGCATQMYFFVTFGTTECFLLAAMAYDRYVAICNPLLYVVIMSKRLCLQLVVSSYIGGLLHSMIHVVATFHLPFCKSNELSHFFCDIPPLLKISCVSTEINEILLFTFTGSISLGCLLIILVSYLYILSSILKMSSGEGRQKTFSTCASHITAVILFYGTISFMYLRPSSSYSVEQDKVVSVFYTLIIPMLNPLIYSVRNKEVKASVRNILTKTLF; the protein is encoded by the coding sequence ATGATTTTACTAATCAGGCTCGTTCCTCGTCTTCACACACCTATGTACTTTTTCCTCAGCAGTTTATCAGTTGTAGATACCTGTTACTCGTCTGTCATTTATCCCAAAATGCTTGTTGATTTCTTTGTTGAAAGGACAGCCATTTCCTTCTCCGGTTGTGCCACTCAAATGTATTTCTTCGTGACCTTTGGGACTACGGAGTGTTTTCTTCTTGCAGCAATGGCTTACGATCGATATGTTGCCATATGTAACCCATTGCTTTATGTAGTCATCATGTCCAAGAGACTGTGCTTGCAGTTGGTAGTGTCATCATATATCGGTGGACTCCTCCATTCCATGATCCATGTAGTTGCTACATTCCATTTGCCCTTCTGTAAATCCAATGAACTCAGTCATTTCTTCTGCGACATCCCACCCCTTTTAAAGATTTCTTGTGTCAGTACCGAAATTAATGAAATTCTACTCTTCACCTTCACCGGCTCTATTTCTTTGGGTTGCTTGTTAATAATTCTTGTTTCGTATCTATATATTTTGTCAAGTATTCTGAAAATGAGTTCCGGGGAGGGCCGGCAGAAGACGTTTTCGACTTGTGCTTCCCACATCACTGCTGTCATCTTATTCTACGGGACAATTTCATTCATGTACTTACGCCCTAGCTCAAGTTATTCAGTGGAACAGGACAAAGTGGTGTCTGTATTTTACACTCTCATAATCCCCATGTTGAACCCACTGATCTACAGTGTGAGAAACAAAGAAGTAAAGGCTTCAGTAAGGAATATTTTAACAAAAACCCTGTTTTAG
- the LOC115457985 gene encoding olfactory receptor 1102-like isoform X2 yields the protein MEPGNHSVVNEFLLLGFTDVPEQRVVLFLLFLAIYSLTLLGNLGMILLIRLVPRLHTPMYFFLSSLSVVDTCYSSVIYPKMLVDFFVERTAISFSGCATQMYFFVTFGTTECFLLAAMAYDRYVAICNPLLYVVIMSKRLCLQLVVSSYIGGLLHSMIHVVATFHLPFCKSNELSHFFCDIPPLLKISCVSTEINEILLFTFTGSISLGCLLIILVSYLYILSSILKMSSGEGRQKTFSTCASHITAVILFYGTISFMYLRPSSSYSVEQDKVVSVFYTLIIPMLNPLIYSVRNKEVKASVRNILTKTLF from the coding sequence ATGGAGCCTGGAAATCACTCCGTGGTGAACGAATTTCTTCTTTTGGGATTCACTGACGTTCCAGAACAAAGGGTTGTCCTTTTCCTTCTATTTCTAGCAATCTACAGTCTAACTCTTCTAGGCAACCTGGGTATGATTTTACTAATCAGGCTCGTTCCTCGTCTTCACACACCTATGTACTTTTTCCTCAGCAGTTTATCAGTTGTAGATACCTGTTACTCGTCTGTCATTTATCCCAAAATGCTTGTTGATTTCTTTGTTGAAAGGACAGCCATTTCCTTCTCCGGTTGTGCCACTCAAATGTATTTCTTCGTGACCTTTGGGACTACGGAGTGTTTTCTTCTTGCAGCAATGGCTTACGATCGATATGTTGCCATATGTAACCCATTGCTTTATGTAGTCATCATGTCCAAGAGACTGTGCTTGCAGTTGGTAGTGTCATCATATATCGGTGGACTCCTCCATTCCATGATCCATGTAGTTGCTACATTCCATTTGCCCTTCTGTAAATCCAATGAACTCAGTCATTTCTTCTGCGACATCCCACCCCTTTTAAAGATTTCTTGTGTCAGTACCGAAATTAATGAAATTCTACTCTTCACCTTCACCGGCTCTATTTCTTTGGGTTGCTTGTTAATAATTCTTGTTTCGTATCTATATATTTTGTCAAGTATTCTGAAAATGAGTTCCGGGGAGGGCCGGCAGAAGACGTTTTCGACTTGTGCTTCCCACATCACTGCTGTCATCTTATTCTACGGGACAATTTCATTCATGTACTTACGCCCTAGCTCAAGTTATTCAGTGGAACAGGACAAAGTGGTGTCTGTATTTTACACTCTCATAATCCCCATGTTGAACCCACTGATCTACAGTGTGAGAAACAAAGAAGTAAAGGCTTCAGTAAGGAATATTTTAACAAAAACCCTGTTTTAG